The Arthrobacter sp. OAP107 DNA segment ACCCCGAGCCCGTGCACATCCCAGCAGCTGGCCCCGGTCCGGGGCATACCCCAACTGCCGATCCGGCACCGGCAAGGGGCGCCCCGAAGCCTTATAGCGATCGGCTGGTACTGGAACAGGAGGCCAGGAACTACGCTGAGCTGGACCGGCTCCTCGCGCCATTGCCGGAGCCCGTTATCCTTTACGACGTGGGACCCCTGGACGGCCCGCTGAGGGGATTCGGCAGTACCGAGAAGGTACCGGCTAGCGGGCAATACACCGTCAACGCAGCCTGTGTTGGTGCTTCCGGTGCGAAGGTCGCCGTCGGGCAGGAGCATCCCGGCGCCCCCTTCCGGCCCATAGAGCTCGCGCTGGATTGCACCAAGACCACCTCACAGGTCATTGCGCTTCAGCAGGGCTACGTTTTCGCGCATCTCTTGCTGCCCGGCCCAGGCGATACACCGTGGACAGGAGCGGTGGGCGGTGTACTTGTGACCAGGATCCCGGAGCGTGTCACTCCTGCCCGGACGGCCGCTCGATAACATTCAATATCGAGCCGGGAAAACCCCGAAGCAGCAGATGCACGCTCTATCCTCTCGGTCCGGCCGGCCGGACGGGTGAGTCACATCCCTGCCCCGGCCACATCACCAGACTGCCAGCCGCTCACAGAACAACCGGGTAAAGACTTACAAAGCCATGGGCTGGCGCACGCGATACTCTCTCTCCCTACGCGGGGCTTCTCAAGACCGTTGACTAACACAGCGGTCGTACGCAGTTGTCTGATCCTTACCGGCCAAGCGGCCGAGCGCCGTATACAACGTGGTGGCCCTGCGGCTGACGGTTAGTCTGCCGACGATGATCGTCCGGCTCTGGCGAGGGGAAAGTCTGTGGATGGCTACCCCCAACTTAAAAAACTCTTTGACACTCGAGAAGTAACGCGGGTAACTTAGATCACAGCACTCCTAGTAACGCGAGTTACCAAGAAGCGCCCAACTACAATCCCTCTACTGGCAGCACCCCCAGTTCAACGACACCACTGGAGTATTCAATGGCGAGAACCGCCTCCCTGAAGAGGGATCCCGAACCGCTCCCCGCCGTGGCCTCGCGGTTACGGCCGGGCATTTGTGGGGCGTCCATGGTGAGGCTCTGGCCGACGCCGGGCTGGAGCTTGATCCGGAGCTGGTGGTGGCCGGGTATGCGACGGCCGACGGCGGCTACGACGCTGCCTGCCAAATCCTTGACCGCTACCCCGCCAAGGACAGGCCAACGGCCCTGTTCTGCCTCAATGACCGCATGGCCATGGGCGCCTACGATGCCATCAAGGAACGCGGCCTGGCCATCCCCGGGGACATCGCCGTGATCGGCTTCGACAACCAGGAACCCATTGCCGCCTACCTCAGGCCCAAGCTGACCACTGTTGCGTTGCCGTTCGAAAAAATGGGCGCCCTGGGAGTCCAGACGCTCGCCGCGCTTACAGCAGGACAGCCGATCACTGCCGACCAGCAGTTGGTCGACTGTCCGCTGCTAGAACGCTCTTCGGTCTGACCGCGAAATCAACGTCGAAGAGCTACCCCACCCACCCTTCACCTTGCTGATGAAGACAGGAAAGAGATAACCCAATCATGACACAACCCACATTCTTCAGGCCGGCCGGCCAGGTGTAGCCCCAATACAAATGATCTCCTGACCACCTTGCTCCTGCTCCGGCCCAGCCTGTCCGAGTTCGGGCTGCTCCTCCACGCCGAAGCACGCCTCCTTTACGGGTCCGCGGACCTCACGCCCGTCCATGAAACGAGAACAATGAACAGCGTCACCTCCACCCTTGAGACCTACAGACCGGCCATGCACTATGCCGCCAGGGACACGTGGCTTAACGATCCCAACGGACTGGTCTTCCACGAGGGCACTTATCACCTGTATTACCAGAACAACCCCTTCGGAAACGTCCACAGCAACATGTCCTGGGGTCATGCGACCTCCACGGACCTGGTCAGCTGGGAGGAACAGCCGGTTGCGATCCCCTGCGATGACATTGAGGAGATCTTCTCCGGCAGCATCGTGGTAGACACCCACAACACCAGCGGATTCGGCGCAGACGGAAAACCTCCTCTGGTGGCCGTCTACACCAGCGCGTACAAACCGGGTTCCCCCCGCCAGGGCACCCAGGCCCAGTCCATCGCGTGGAGCACCGACGGCGGCTACACCTGGACCAAGTACGCCGGCAACCCAGTCCTGACCAGGAACTCACCGGAATTCCGGGACCCCAAGGTCTTCCGCTACAACGGCCCGGCCGGCAGCTACTGGGTTATGGTGGCCGTGGAAGCACACGACTTCACCGTCCTGCTTTACCGCTCGGAGGACCTCAAAAACTGGGAATACCTCAGCACCTTCGGCCCTGCAAACGGCACCGGTGGAATCTGGGAATGCCCGGACCTCTTTGAGCTGCCGCTGGACGGTGATGCCGCGGCCAGGAAATGGGTCCTGACGGTGAACATGAACCCCGGGGGACCCAACGGCGGTTCCGCAGGCCAGTACTTTGTGGGACAGTTCGACGGCGTTACGTTCAGCTCCGAGACAACGCTCACCGAGGGGATGCAGGACCCGGAATGCATAACCGACTACCAGTGGCTTGACTGGGGCCGTGACTACTACGCCGCCGTCTCGTTCAGCAATGTCCCGGACGGCCGGCGGCTGATGATCGGCTGGATGAACAACTGGCAGTATGCCAACCACATTCCCACCTCGCCCTGGCGCAGCCCCATGAGCCTCGTCCGGGATGTG contains these protein-coding regions:
- a CDS encoding substrate-binding domain-containing protein, which encodes MWGVHGEALADAGLELDPELVVAGYATADGGYDAACQILDRYPAKDRPTALFCLNDRMAMGAYDAIKERGLAIPGDIAVIGFDNQEPIAAYLRPKLTTVALPFEKMGALGVQTLAALTAGQPITADQQLVDCPLLERSSV
- a CDS encoding glycoside hydrolase family 32 protein; this translates as MNSVTSTLETYRPAMHYAARDTWLNDPNGLVFHEGTYHLYYQNNPFGNVHSNMSWGHATSTDLVSWEEQPVAIPCDDIEEIFSGSIVVDTHNTSGFGADGKPPLVAVYTSAYKPGSPRQGTQAQSIAWSTDGGYTWTKYAGNPVLTRNSPEFRDPKVFRYNGPAGSYWVMVAVEAHDFTVLLYRSEDLKNWEYLSTFGPANGTGGIWECPDLFELPLDGDAAARKWVLTVNMNPGGPNGGSAGQYFVGQFDGVTFSSETTLTEGMQDPECITDYQWLDWGRDYYAAVSFSNVPDGRRLMIGWMNNWQYANHIPTSPWRSPMSLVRDVSLVSVNGQPRLVQQPVTEVRATSQPGPVRRVSVDGAMEVKGGTAVQLVDITFTPGSAEEFGLVVRGAADGTVGTRIGIRPGSGELIVDRTHSGDTGFHEAFPSASRAPIAAGQDGSYTLQIFVDHCSVEVFANAGLATVTELIFPDAAQTSLTLYSTGGTTDAALQLTDFGKEKA